The genome window GCCGCAGCCGCGGCCAGCGCGGCGGCGCCCAGAGCCACCGGCTCGCCGCTGCCGGGCACGATCACGGGGCGGCCGGAGAGCCGTCGTACCGTCTGCACCCAGGTCCGCCCCTGCGCACCGCCGCCGATCAGGCGCAGCGGCCGGGCGGCCACCTCGGGGGCGGCCGGGTCGAGGCCACAGGCCCGCAGCAGTTCGTCGAGGGCGCGCAGTACGGTGACGACGGCGCCCTCGTAGGCGGCGCCGAGGAGTTGCCGGGGCGTGGTGTCGTGCCGGAGACCGGTGAGGAGTCCGGAGGCGGTGGGCAGATCGGGGGTGCGTTCGCCGTCGAGGTAGGGGAGGAGCACCGTCTCGCCGCCGGGCGACGTGTCGTCGCGGTCCAGGCCGAGCAGTGCGGCGACCTTGTCCACGGCGAGCGTGCAGTTGAGGGTGCACGCCAGCGGGAGATACGTACCGTCCGCCGCGGCGAAACCGGAGAGCGCCGGTGACGCGGGCCGGGTCCGGGAGGCTGCGAAGACCGTGCCCGAGGTGCCGAGGCTGAGGACGGGGTGGTCGAGGAGTCCGGCGCCACCCAGGCCGAGGCCGACGGCGGCGCTCATGTTGTCCCCGGTGCCCGCGGCCACGGCGATCGTGGCGGGCAGCCCGAGCGCGTCGGCCGCCTCGGCGGTCAGCGAGCCGACACGGGTCGCGCCGGTCCCGGCCACCTCGGGCAGCAACGCGGCATCCAGGCCGAGGAGTTCGAGGAGTACGGGGTCGTAGGCGCCGGTCGCGGTGGAGTACCAGCCGGTGCCCGAGGCGTCGCCGGGGTCGGTGGCGGCGGTGCCCGCGAGCCGTTCGGTCAGGAAGTCGTGCGGGAGGCGCACGGCCGCGGTCGCGGCGGCGTTGTCCGGCTCGTTCTCCCGCAGCCAGCGCCATTTCGACGCGGTGACGGCGGCCACCGGCACCGATCCGGTCCGCGCGGTCCAGGCGTCCGGGCCGCCGAGCGCCTCGGTGAGCGCGGCGGCCTGCGGGGCGGAGCGGGTGTCGTTCCACAGCATCGCGGGGCGCAGCGGGCGGCCCGACCGGTCGAGGACGACCAGTCCGTGCTGCTGCCCGGCGATCGCGATGCCGGTCACGGCCGAGGCAGCGGCTCCGGACTCCTTAAGCCCGGCGGTGACGGCGGCGCGCAGCGCCTGCCACCACACCTCCGGGTCGCTCTCGCGGGCCCCCGCCGCACCGCTGACGACATGCGGTGCGCGGCCGACGGCGAGCAGCCGGCCGCTCGCGGCGTCGACGAAGGCCGCCTTGGTGGACTGGGTGGAACTGTCCACGCCGATGACGACGGTACGCGGCTGCATGGCGCCCTCATTCCTGTGCTGCGTGCGGTGCGGGATTTGATCGTGCACAGAACAAATTACGTCACCGGGTGCCCGCCCGACAGTGGCTCGTGGTGAGGGGTTACGTGCCGGACGCGGTCCGTGCATCATTGGTCATGTCACTGAACAAATAAGGCTCGGGTGCCTCGATCGGTCCTGGGCCCGACGCATCGAAGGCGGCCAGACGATGACGGAACGCTTCACGCCCACCCCCGACGACCGGTTCACCTTCGGGCTCTGGACGGTGGGCTGGCAGGGGCGCGACCCGTTCGGCGATGCGACCCGCGCGCCGATCGACCCGGCCGACTCCGTGCGGCGGCTCGCGGAGCTGGGCGCGTACGGTGTGACCTTCCACGACGACGATCTGATTCCGTTCGGCTCGACGGACACCGAGCGCGAAGGGATCGTGAAGCGGTTCCGGCAGGCGCTGGACGCGGCCGGTCTTGTCGTCCCCATGGCGACGACGAACCTGTTCACCCACCCGGTGTTCAAGGACGGCGCGTTCACCGCCAACGACCGTGACGTACGCCGCTACGCGCTGCGCAAGACCCTCCGCAACATCGACCTCGCCGTCGAGCTGGGCGCCACCACCTACGTCGCCTGGGGCGGCCGCGAGGGCTCCGAGTCCGGCGCCGCCAAGGACATCCAGGTCGCCCTCGACCGCATGAAGGAAGCCTTCGACCTGCTGGGCGACTACGTCACCGAGCAGGGCTACGACCTGAGGTTCGCCATCGAACCCAAGCCGAACGAGCCGCGCGGCGACATCCTGCTGCCGACCATCGGCCACGCCCTCGCCTTCATCGAGCGACTGGAACGGCCGGAACTGGTCGGTGTCAACCCGGAGACCGGGCACGAGCAGATGGCCGGGCTGAACTTCCCGCACGGCATCGCGCAGGCGCTGTGGGCGGGCAAGCTCTTCCACATCGATCTGAACGGTCAGTCGGGCATCAAGTACGACCAGGACCTGCGCTTCGGTGCGGGCGATCTGCGCCAGGCGTTCTGGCTCGTCGACCTGTTGGAGACGGCCGGCTACGCGGGCCCGCGGCACTTCGACTTCAAGCCGCCGCGGACCGAGGATCACGATGGTGTCTGGGCGTCGGCCGCGGGCTGCATGCGCAACTATCTGATCCTCAAGGAGCGCGCCGCCGCGTTCCGCGCCGACCCCGCCGTGCGGGAGGCGCTGCGCGCGTCCCGGCTCGACGAGCTGGCCCGCCCCACCGCCGAGGACGGAGTGGCGGGGCTGCTGGCCGACCGGTCGGCGTTCGAGGAGTTCGACGTGGACGCGGCGGCGGAACGGGGGATGGCGTTCGAAGCCCTGGACCAGTTGGCGATGGACCACCTGCTCGGGGTCCGCTGAGCCAGGGGCACAAGCCCGCGGGGCCACGGCGCCACAGGGGTGTGCGACGGGGCGGCCGGATGTCCGGCCGCCCCGTACCCGTTCACCCGGCCGAACCGGTCAGCCGGCCCGCGTACGCCACCGGGTCGGCCAGCACCCGGGTCAGCACCAGCGCCGCGGCGCCCCGTGCCGCGTCACCCGCGACGGACGAGGCGCGCAGCCGCCCGCTCCCCGGGGACCAGAGCCCCGACACCACACGCCCGGTCAGCTCCTCGTCGGCGGACGGCGAGAGCCACGGCATCAGGTTCCGGTAGATCCCGCCGAGCACCACGGCATCCGGGTCGAGCAGATTCACCGCTCCGGACAGCACCCGTCCCAGCATCCGGCCCGCCTCCGCGACGGCGGCCACCGCCCGTTCGTCCCCCGCACGGGCGCGCCGTTCCAGCTCGGCCACGCCGGCTCCGCCGCCCGACTCCTCGATCCCGGCGGCCCGCAGGAGCGCCGCCTGTCCCGCGTACCGCTCCAGACAACCGCGCGAGCCGCACCGGCACTCCGGCCCCTCGGCGTCCACCACCACGTGCCCGATCTCGCCGGCGAAGCCATGCGCCCCGCGCAGCAGTTCACCGTCGATGACCAGGGCTCCGCCGACACCGATCTCGCCCGTGAGGTACAGGAAGCTGCGGACCGCGTCGAGCCCGCCGAACCACAGCTCGGCCAGCGCCGCCAGATTGGCCTCGTTCTCCGCACGTACCGGCAGCGCCGCACCGCCGGGACGCTCGGCGGCGAGCGCGGCGGCGAAGAGCTCATCGGCCGGAACCCGGTTCCAGCCCAGGTTGGGCGCCTGGCGCACCGCACCGCCGGAAACCAGGCCGGGCAGCGCGAGTGCCACCCCGACCGGGAACAACTCCTGCTCGCGCGCCGACTCCAGGGTGCGCGCGGCGATTCCGGCCGCCCGCGCCAGGACCTCCGCGGGCGGTGCGCCGCGATTGTCGAGGTGCTCGGTGAGCCGCACCCGTCCGGTGCCCGCCAGGTCGACGACGCACACCGACACGTAGTCGATGTTGATCTCCACGCCGAGCCCGGCGGGCCCGGTGCGGGCCACCTTGAGCGCGGTCCCGGGGCGGCCCGCCTGTCCGCTGAAGGTCTTGCCGGACTCGGTGAGGAATCCGGTGCCGAGCAACTGCTCGACGAGCGAGGACACCGCGGCCCGGGTCAGTCCCACCCGCGCGGCCACCGCCGCCCTGGTCGCCCCGCCCTCGGCCTCGTCGCGGACGGCCCGCAGCACCAGGCTGAGGTTGCTCCGGCGCACGGTGTCCTTGTCGGCCTTGGGCCCCAGCGGTGTGACGTTGTTGCTCTTCATGTCGGAACCGAGCCTATGCGATCCCCTGTTCGGCTCCCGGCGCGATCCTTTCCGCGGTGTCCCCGGCCCGCCCGCAGCGCGCAGCGGAATGCGCCATGGCCCGTTGTGCTGTCCGGGGTGTTGGAGGTGCGGGCCGCGACCCGGTAGCGGGTGCGGTAGGAGCTGTGGCACAGGTAGGAACCGCCGCGCAGTACCCGGTTCTCGCCGGCCGGCGGTCCGACGGGATGGACGCGGGTCGGCGTGCGGTCGGCGACGTGCCAGTCGGCGCTGAACCGGTCGGCGCACCACTCCCACACATTGCCCGAGGCCGACCGGGCGGCGACCGGTGCGCAGCGGATCACGCTGGACTTCCGGCTGCCGGACGGGACCGCGCTGGTCCCCGAGGAGGTGGGGGTCGCCGTGTCATGACCGGGGCCGGCCCGTTCGCGGCGGCGGAATCCGCGGCGAACGGGCCGGCCGCGCGTGCGCACCGGCGTGCGCGGGGTGCCGGCGCGTCCGGCGCTCAGCCCGTCGCGCCGCGCTCCTTCAGCATGTCCGCCATGAGCGCGATCTCCGACTGCTGGCCCCGGACCATGCCCGCCGCCAGGTTCCTGATCGCGTCCGTGTCCGCGGAGCCGGCCGCGGCCTGAGCCATCTCCGCGCCGGCCCGGTGGTGCGAGGTCATCAGCTTCAGGAACAGCACCTCTGCGTCCTTGCCCTTCGCCGCCCGCAGCGCGTCGAGCTCGGTGTCGGTCGCCATGCCGGGCATCAGCGAACCGTCGCCCCTGGGGGTGAAGGTGTGGCCCATCCACTCCATCGGAGGGGCACTGGACGACTTCGCCCGGCCCCACATCTCCAGCCAGCCGAGCATCATGCCCCGCTGATTGGCCTGCGTGTTGATGATGTCGTACGCGAGCCGGCGCACCGCCTCGTCGGACGTGCGGTCCCGGACGATGAACGACATCTCGACCGCCTGCTGATGGTGGATCGACATGTCGCGGGCGAACCCGACATCGACCGATGTGTCCGAGGGAGCGGCCGCGGCGGAGGCGGAACCCGCAGTGGAGGCGGAGCCCGCGGACGAGGACGGTCGTACGAGCATGAGCACGACCAGGCCCAGCGCCAGCAGCAGCACCGCACCGCCGGCCAGCATCATCGGACGCGAGGAGCGGACCGCGGACGTCACTGGGCGACCCCACCCGTGCAGGCCGCGCCCGGCTCCGGGGTCTGCGGGCCCTGCACGTACTTGGTGAAGAACTGCCCGACGCGCGTGTCGGCGGCGCCGGTCACCGTCACCTGCTTGCCCCAGGCGCTGAGCATGAGCGGGGCGGCCTGGTCCTCGACCGGGCTCATCAGCGAGTAGGGCGTCGACTCGACCCGTTCACGGAGCTTCTTCAGGTCGGCCGGCTTCGCCTTGCTCGTGTACGTGACCCAGACCGCGCCGTGCTCCAGGGAGTGGACGGCGTTCTCCTTCGGTATCGCCTTGGCGTAGACGTCGGCGTTGCAGTTCATCCAGATCGGGTTGTGATCGCCGCCGACCGGCGGGTTCATCGGGTAGTCGACCTTCTTGTCGACGTGGTTCTGGGTGAGCTTGTCCCAGGTCCGCTCGACCTTCACCGGCGAGGACTTGGCCTCGACCTCGGCCTTTTCCTTGTCGTCGGCGGCGGACATCAGATAGCCGCCGCCCGCGACGAGCGCGGCGACCACGGCGACGGACGCGGTGATGGTGATGATGCGGCTGCGCCGCTCGCGGGCCCGCTCCTTGCGGCGGGCCTCCTCCAGCTTGGCGCGACGTGCGGAGGCAGAGGTGTTCTGCTGCTTGGCGGATGCCATGGAGAGTCCTTCGGTTCAACAAGACTGATGGAGCTGAGGGCATG of Streptomyces sp. NBC_01363 contains these proteins:
- the xylB gene encoding xylulokinase, which codes for MQPRTVVIGVDSSTQSTKAAFVDAASGRLLAVGRAPHVVSGAAGARESDPEVWWQALRAAVTAGLKESGAAASAVTGIAIAGQQHGLVVLDRSGRPLRPAMLWNDTRSAPQAAALTEALGGPDAWTARTGSVPVAAVTASKWRWLRENEPDNAAATAAVRLPHDFLTERLAGTAATDPGDASGTGWYSTATGAYDPVLLELLGLDAALLPEVAGTGATRVGSLTAEAADALGLPATIAVAAGTGDNMSAAVGLGLGGAGLLDHPVLSLGTSGTVFAASRTRPASPALSGFAAADGTYLPLACTLNCTLAVDKVAALLGLDRDDTSPGGETVLLPYLDGERTPDLPTASGLLTGLRHDTTPRQLLGAAYEGAVVTVLRALDELLRACGLDPAAPEVAARPLRLIGGGAQGRTWVQTVRRLSGRPVIVPGSGEPVALGAAALAAAAATGADPVAIAADWGTGEGAQLPPAQRDSATWERVGSVLERASGPLLGGF
- the xylA gene encoding xylose isomerase codes for the protein MTERFTPTPDDRFTFGLWTVGWQGRDPFGDATRAPIDPADSVRRLAELGAYGVTFHDDDLIPFGSTDTEREGIVKRFRQALDAAGLVVPMATTNLFTHPVFKDGAFTANDRDVRRYALRKTLRNIDLAVELGATTYVAWGGREGSESGAAKDIQVALDRMKEAFDLLGDYVTEQGYDLRFAIEPKPNEPRGDILLPTIGHALAFIERLERPELVGVNPETGHEQMAGLNFPHGIAQALWAGKLFHIDLNGQSGIKYDQDLRFGAGDLRQAFWLVDLLETAGYAGPRHFDFKPPRTEDHDGVWASAAGCMRNYLILKERAAAFRADPAVREALRASRLDELARPTAEDGVAGLLADRSAFEEFDVDAAAERGMAFEALDQLAMDHLLGVR
- a CDS encoding ROK family protein, translating into MKSNNVTPLGPKADKDTVRRSNLSLVLRAVRDEAEGGATRAAVAARVGLTRAAVSSLVEQLLGTGFLTESGKTFSGQAGRPGTALKVARTGPAGLGVEINIDYVSVCVVDLAGTGRVRLTEHLDNRGAPPAEVLARAAGIAARTLESAREQELFPVGVALALPGLVSGGAVRQAPNLGWNRVPADELFAAALAAERPGGAALPVRAENEANLAALAELWFGGLDAVRSFLYLTGEIGVGGALVIDGELLRGAHGFAGEIGHVVVDAEGPECRCGSRGCLERYAGQAALLRAAGIEESGGGAGVAELERRARAGDERAVAAVAEAGRMLGRVLSGAVNLLDPDAVVLGGIYRNLMPWLSPSADEELTGRVVSGLWSPGSGRLRASSVAGDAARGAAALVLTRVLADPVAYAGRLTGSAG
- a CDS encoding DUF305 domain-containing protein, giving the protein MTSAVRSSRPMMLAGGAVLLLALGLVVLMLVRPSSSAGSASTAGSASAAAAPSDTSVDVGFARDMSIHHQQAVEMSFIVRDRTSDEAVRRLAYDIINTQANQRGMMLGWLEMWGRAKSSSAPPMEWMGHTFTPRGDGSLMPGMATDTELDALRAAKGKDAEVLFLKLMTSHHRAGAEMAQAAAGSADTDAIRNLAAGMVRGQQSEIALMADMLKERGATG
- a CDS encoding DUF3105 domain-containing protein yields the protein MASAKQQNTSASARRAKLEEARRKERARERRSRIITITASVAVVAALVAGGGYLMSAADDKEKAEVEAKSSPVKVERTWDKLTQNHVDKKVDYPMNPPVGGDHNPIWMNCNADVYAKAIPKENAVHSLEHGAVWVTYTSKAKPADLKKLRERVESTPYSLMSPVEDQAAPLMLSAWGKQVTVTGAADTRVGQFFTKYVQGPQTPEPGAACTGGVAQ